In one Echinicola marina genomic region, the following are encoded:
- a CDS encoding SusC/RagA family TonB-linked outer membrane protein, protein MAGRTDGGIHPIGLAKYGGNDNTKYYRATPNLYFELEPIKDMVFRANGSVYVQDRKQSFFRNKLTVSDGESVFTGNGLGEYRETDLLSTTSTFELTGRYTKTIGKSTIGGMLSYTSQAYRQDFLSAGNEGYNSNLLIELDAASLNPSVSGNASEWALESFFGRINYDYEGKYLAEINVRYDGSSRFGENNRFGTFPSFSLGWNMDKEAFMANLTEVNELKLRASWGQLGNQNIGNYPSIVTINLDQPYVIGNSLVSGAAARALANPNVKWETTQTSDIGLDATLFNYKLSLTADYYVRKSLDVLLSPPVVATLGNLTPPVQNQGEVQNRGYEFSLNYYGNIGSEFQYSISGNWSHNDNKVLKLDSEFLSANKVLTKEGYPINSFYGHIITGIFQSDAEAQDSETYGVQPGGSLVSAGDYIYDDTNGDGVVDAADRVIIGDPNIRNTFGMTLTADYKGFNFRVLFQGVLGRDVENGVYGTDGLRGFSNLTTAFLDRWTPENTDTDIPRVATGYKYNNSLFVGPAISAAILDASYLRMKHIE, encoded by the coding sequence TTGGCAGGAAGAACCGACGGTGGCATCCACCCAATTGGCCTAGCCAAATATGGAGGCAATGACAACACCAAATACTATAGAGCTACGCCAAACCTTTACTTTGAACTGGAACCTATCAAAGACATGGTCTTCAGGGCCAACGGTTCCGTTTATGTACAGGACAGAAAACAAAGCTTCTTTAGAAATAAACTGACCGTATCTGACGGTGAAAGTGTCTTTACGGGAAATGGTCTAGGAGAATACCGTGAAACCGATTTATTGAGTACTACTTCGACCTTCGAGTTGACCGGTAGATATACCAAAACCATAGGTAAATCAACTATTGGCGGAATGTTGAGCTATACCAGCCAAGCTTATAGGCAAGACTTCCTTTCTGCAGGTAATGAGGGCTACAATAGCAATCTGCTGATAGAATTGGACGCTGCCTCCTTGAACCCGAGTGTTTCTGGTAATGCCAGCGAATGGGCACTGGAATCGTTCTTTGGCCGGATAAACTATGACTATGAAGGAAAATATTTAGCTGAAATAAATGTTAGATATGATGGTTCTTCCCGATTTGGAGAAAACAACAGATTTGGTACTTTTCCTTCCTTCTCATTAGGCTGGAATATGGACAAAGAAGCTTTTATGGCCAATTTGACAGAAGTCAATGAATTGAAATTAAGAGCCAGCTGGGGCCAACTTGGAAACCAAAATATTGGTAATTACCCAAGTATTGTAACGATCAATTTGGACCAACCATATGTCATCGGAAACTCTTTGGTAAGCGGAGCAGCAGCAAGGGCCCTGGCCAATCCAAACGTAAAATGGGAAACTACACAAACTTCTGACATCGGATTGGATGCGACCCTGTTTAATTACAAACTTTCGCTGACTGCAGATTATTATGTAAGAAAATCCCTAGATGTACTATTGAGCCCACCAGTGGTTGCTACTTTGGGTAACCTTACCCCACCTGTACAAAACCAAGGCGAAGTACAGAACCGTGGTTATGAATTTTCACTAAACTACTACGGAAACATCGGCAGCGAATTCCAATATTCCATTTCAGGAAACTGGTCACACAATGACAACAAGGTATTAAAGCTGGACAGTGAATTCCTTTCTGCCAATAAAGTACTGACCAAAGAAGGGTATCCTATTAACTCCTTCTATGGACATATCATCACTGGTATCTTCCAGTCAGATGCAGAAGCACAAGATTCTGAAACTTATGGTGTTCAGCCAGGAGGTTCTTTGGTAAGCGCTGGCGACTATATCTATGATGACACCAATGGTGACGGCGTGGTTGATGCTGCTGACCGAGTGATCATTGGTGACCCTAATATCAGAAACACGTTCGGCATGACCCTAACCGCAGATTATAAAGGATTTAATTTCCGCGTTCTATTCCAGGGAGTTTTGGGTAGAGATGTAGAGAATGGTGTTTATGGTACTGATGGATTAAGAGGGTTCAGTAATTTGACTACAGCCTTCTTGGACAGATGGACTCCTGAAAATACCGACACTGACATCCCTAGGGTAGCCACAGGTTACAAATACAACAATTCGTTATTTGTAGGACCTGCTATCAGTGCTGCCATCCTAGATGCTTCTTACCTTAGAATGAAACATATTGAATAG
- a CDS encoding RagB/SusD family nutrient uptake outer membrane protein, with protein MKKYIAFILTALCLGCADLERYPLNSIGAPEFWATSDDAILGINGVYNVLAHNHMYRDFMRHSDALVDNAYSQYSFNYYLEISEGRGFDASSVWPLNFWRKSYEGIVRANEVLLNVPEIQMEEETKSRILGEASFLRALFYFHLTNLYGDVPLILTKQTIAESMVARNPKSEVLTQVLADLDYAMNNLPSSYGPSNIGRVTKGAAIALKSRVYLYNKMYSEAIQAANQVSALGYDLLPTANYKDMFLPALENNSTESIFEVQFLGKTGTAGVGSAFNASSGAIPAFGVPPYSPLQELADVYETGDIRKNITILQEGQTFAGEDFDPVRSETGLALIKGVIEDPLITDDGDANFVVIRYAEILLNLAEAENELNGPTAIAYDAVNKIRNRAGLDDLPAGLTKDQLRTAIKKERRLELAFEGHYYFDILRYGAADLQASMENVTSVVGHERVYDDKLLMWPVPQNEINIDGNLLPQNTGW; from the coding sequence ATGAAAAAATATATTGCATTTATTCTGACAGCTCTATGTTTGGGATGTGCTGATTTAGAACGTTATCCACTTAATTCAATCGGCGCACCTGAATTTTGGGCGACTAGTGACGATGCCATTTTAGGTATCAACGGCGTCTATAATGTCCTTGCTCATAACCATATGTACAGGGATTTCATGAGGCATTCTGATGCATTGGTTGACAATGCCTACTCTCAGTATTCCTTTAATTATTATCTTGAAATCAGTGAAGGAAGGGGCTTTGATGCTTCAAGTGTTTGGCCACTGAATTTCTGGAGAAAATCTTATGAAGGCATCGTTAGGGCAAATGAAGTTTTGCTAAACGTTCCAGAGATTCAAATGGAAGAAGAAACCAAAAGCAGAATTTTGGGAGAAGCGAGTTTCTTGAGAGCTTTGTTTTATTTCCACCTGACCAATCTTTATGGAGACGTTCCTTTGATTTTGACCAAGCAAACTATTGCAGAATCAATGGTGGCCAGAAACCCTAAGTCAGAGGTACTTACGCAGGTATTGGCGGACCTTGATTATGCCATGAATAACTTACCTTCATCTTATGGTCCTTCTAATATTGGCAGAGTGACCAAAGGTGCTGCCATTGCCTTGAAATCAAGAGTCTATCTGTACAATAAAATGTACAGTGAAGCAATACAAGCGGCCAATCAAGTCTCTGCCCTAGGCTATGACCTATTACCTACAGCAAACTACAAGGACATGTTCTTGCCTGCTTTGGAAAACAACAGCACTGAATCGATTTTCGAGGTGCAGTTTTTGGGCAAAACAGGTACAGCAGGAGTAGGAAGTGCCTTTAATGCCAGTTCTGGAGCTATTCCAGCTTTTGGCGTTCCTCCTTACTCTCCATTACAGGAATTGGCTGACGTATATGAAACTGGAGACATCAGAAAGAACATCACGATTCTTCAAGAAGGTCAGACATTCGCAGGAGAAGATTTTGACCCAGTCAGATCCGAAACAGGCCTTGCCTTGATCAAAGGAGTAATTGAAGATCCTTTGATTACTGATGACGGAGATGCCAATTTCGTTGTCATTAGATATGCTGAGATCTTACTGAACTTGGCAGAAGCTGAAAATGAACTAAACGGTCCAACAGCCATTGCCTATGATGCCGTAAACAAAATCAGAAACAGAGCAGGCCTGGATGACCTTCCTGCCGGTTTGACCAAGGATCAATTGAGAACAGCCATCAAAAAAGAAAGAAGGCTGGAACTTGCATTTGAAGGACATTACTATTTTGATATTTTGAGATATGGAGCAGCAGATTTGCAAGCTTCAATGGAAAATGTCACTAGTGTAGTTGGTCATGAAAGAGTTTATGATGACAAACTTTTGATGTGGCCAGTTCCTCAAAATGAAATCAATATTGATGGAAATTTACTACCGCAAAACACCGGTTGGTAA